The following DNA comes from Scomber scombrus chromosome 7, fScoSco1.1, whole genome shotgun sequence.
GTTTGTCAAAAGCTCGTTCTTACtctcctgtttctgtttttcactctataaacacacacttggCTTAATCTTCGCTGTCATATATCATACATTTCACTGTGGCATGAGAGCAAACATTCATgaggaaaaatatatttttttcatactgtgtaatatatttttacagcttcttttcttcttttcttttaatgctCCAGATCCTGGTCGCTGGGCAGAGGAGTATCTGGAGCAGTCGGAGGAGAAGTTATGGCTGGGAGACCTTGGAGACAAAGAGAATGAGTGGTGAGAACAAGGGAATGGAGAGTGTTTAAAGGATCCAGATGAAAAATAGTGCTCATAAATGACAACTTCAAGCACGCTGCAATACATGTGGAGCACAGACAGTAAAAATGTGGGCTTAAGTGAAGGAGGCAATGCAATAGAAAAGGAGGACTAAAAGACGGAGGATACTGTGATAATGTTCTCGTTGAGTGGAGATTTTATGTTTCAATTTTAAACCTCGTCTTGTGTTGAAAGAGGAGCTCTGTCAAAAGTCAATGAAGAATCCGATCAGGAAGTGAAAGCTAATACATAGTGTAGCTGATGTTTTGGCCTTACAAATGTCTAATCATCAGCGTAGTGCACTGACCTTTAAAGCACTCACTTGTACAACAAAGCAGAGTACAGCCTTCGGCATGAATTGATTTGTCCCAGCCTGCATGTGCAGAGTAAACCAGAACTGTTTCTTTCTCATCTTATTCATAACTCCTTACAGTATAATGTGGATAATTTTTAGTGGTTAATCTGACAGGACAAAGGAGTATCAACCAGGAGAGGAACTGAGGGAGACTGCCAACGAGCTTGTCGCAAAGGTCGACGACCCCAAGTTACAAAACACAGAGGTAAGCGGTGATGTCATGTCCGCCTGACAGCCATCGGATCCCTTTTACACCACGtgttatttctttttacatATCTGTCACCAtactctttctcttctcccttaTTGTTGTTTTAGAGTTGTTTTCTGGGAACTTTGTGCTCTGGTAATGTCGATGACTCAGTTttgctgtagttttttttaaggtttttgtCTTAGATTGATGTCAGATGGACATTAAGTGAGAGAAACTAGCTGTGTATTAAGTGTAAGCATGACCAGTTAGTAATAGTAAATGCTGTTttgttgtcgtttttttttttgttttctttttcctttcattgtTGTGTAGTTCCTGCAGTTCATTAGGCAAATTGGCGAGGGAAGTGTCACAGTGGAGAGCAGAACAGACAAACAGCTCAAAGATAAAGCTCAGGCCGAGGAGGCTCAGAACTGGGCCTCCAACCTCAACCAGGTACGAGTCGCTGCCCACCGAGGACGGGGGTGGTTGCAACTGGGATTACATTTGGGGAGCATATTGGTTCACTTTTGCATAGTATAGACTTTATGCCTTGTGACTCATCAGCCTAGTATCTGATGCAGTGTAACATTTTCCACAAATGTAACCAAAAGCAGCCACTACTCTCCCTGTAATATGAATCTCAAGGCTGCACTGTAGCATTGCAGATGGAAACTGTTCAACAAGGAGAGGGCTCTCCTGAATATCAGCATGTTCTTTTATGCATCcagtgtttgtatgtatatgaTATCAGTATTCTCATTTTCACTCAGTTTTCCTGCAgttcttcattattttattttctttactggTGTTGCAAGTTCTTACTTTACTTCACTTCCTTTGACTTCATCCACTTCAGGCAGAAAAAGGCTGAAGCCAGATTTAGGACTTTTAATAGATTCCCCATAAAATCACAAACACTTCTCAAAGACctccaagaaaagaaaaaaatgaacataaaaagttagatgtgatgaaaataaaaatactcatGGTGAGACAACATTATGAGAAAATATGAGGTAATAAGGCAGAAATACTAAAAAAGAAagtctaaaaatatatttgattatGCTTTTTAACACAAACACGGCCAGCTTCAACATAAACATAGTAAATCAAACGTTTGacttaatattttataattttatctcattttgattttgtatctcaacatttattattattttatttcaacttttaatCTATCGTTTCTTTTACTGGTGGAAAAGGAGTCTCATCCCATACTGTGCTGTGTATGTGTAGCTCTTAGTCGTGTTTTTTATGATGGATATCTGTTCATAACCACGGCCCTCTAACTTTGACCTCTACTTTTTCCATTCTTGACCCGCCTTCGAACTCTCGGCTTTCCATTCCCTCGATAAACAACCACCATTTATCGACCTCTCCTACCACTTAAATATACTCctacaccaaaaaaaacccaaaaccctCCACCAACTGCCCCCTGCCTCCTCAAAACATTGTCCCATTCCCCTCTGCCACCCCTCCTCGCCTCCTGCCTTAGTTCCTGACGGAGACAGGGGGAGGGAGTCTTCCTTTGGAACcggcagagaggaaacagaagaTTGAGAAAACTAAAGCTAAACAGGCAGCGCAGTGGGCCAAAGTCGTCAGGCAGGTAGGACCTTTGTGGTCGTGGCAGCGATAGGTTTCTTTATTTAGCTTCAGGTTTTATTCATTAGAATTTTGCTACCAGTGTTATACGTagtgtttttttacacataaaaaaaataagatacactcagcacatttttatataattaagtTAAATCAGTTGAGTTAATAAGGAAGCATCGTaaggaagtgaaagagaaaatatgctttttctgtgttgtttcttctttcatcttttcctcctttccattcactttccTTTATATTTTTCCCGTTTTAATGTCCCCATCCTCAGCTCAATGAATAATTTCTTTTGCCAGCACATGTAGAATCCAGTCAACCACTGTCATTCTTCGCCTCTTATTCAGGTGTCGGAGGAGTCGGCTGAAGCCTGGGTCGACCAGTTCGCCACATCAGGACCGGATTTCCAACAAGCCAAAGCTGCAGTGGAGGTGAGACAAACAATCAGTTGGCACTTCAAAGCGGAACCACATTAATTAGATGATTTAATAATGTGATGATAAAAGCAGATTGAGACCTGGAGGGTTGAGagtttaaaatatttagttaGTGGGTAATGAAATAAGCAGGGAAACTCCTCTGCCTCAACAATTAGCGTCACTTAATCTTGTTCGAGTCAAAAGAGGAAGactgctgtttcttttttttcctcagttgtGCTCAGAAACACCATCAGTACAATGTCACTCTTTCTTTGGAAAAGTTAAGGTCATTATTGTCGACGGTGTAGGATGATGTATGACGTGAGGAGACGCTGTGAAGCAATGATGTATATCTGTGTCATTTTATCAGAGCGATGTGGATTTCtgggagaagctgcagcaggagtgGGAGGAGATGGCTAAGAGGGACGCAGAGAGCCATCCCTGGCTGTCTGACTTCGATCAGCTACTCAGCACTTCTTATGACAAGGTAGCTGTTAGCCTGCCCAGAACGGGCATCTGCTAAGAAACTctatttgttttcatgtttgaagGATTTCAGCATTTTTAGACATTGTCAGTGATTGATAACAGCACATTACACGTGCTACTGCTTTTCATGCTCATGGTTCAGTCCCTGCTTCTGCACAGTGCTCTCTCAGGAGAAAACCCATAGCACTACTTTGAAcatcctccctttttctttgtgtttgtcccAGGGTTACCAGTTTGAAGAGGACAACCCGTACATGTCCCACACAGACCCTTTGTCAGAGGGAGTGAAGAGGATGGAGGCCGGAGACATACCGGGCGCCGTTCGCTTTTTTGAAAGTGCCGTACAGAGAGAACCAGAGAACCAACTGGTGAGAACCTTCTGCTGTTCTATTTgcatttttcagtgtgtttaattCTTTAATCACTCTCTTATTAATCAATGTCTCTTACTTGTAATTTACTTTTCCCCCAGAGAAAGTAGTCGTAATgattttcttgtgtgtgtgtgtgtgtgtgtgtgtgtgtgtgtgtgtgtgtgtgtgtgtgtgtgtgtgtgtgtgtgtgtgtgtgtgtgtgtgtgtgtgtgtgtgtgtgtgtgtgtgtgtgtgtgtgaatttattttctttaaactgCAGGCTTGGCAATATCTGGGAACATGCCAGGCAGAAAACGAGCAAGAATTCGCTGCCATCAGCGCCCTCCGAAGGTCAGAAATTACAATTGCAAAATGCTTGTGTAACCTTCACTTGAGGTgcaaaaacagataaattaaaacaatatatttaacagCAATAAGTAACGGGTGGCAGAGGTGTCTGATAAAATTAATTCCTATTCCTGAGCAGACATTGTTTTGGAAATTatgaatgatataaaacaagGTTAATGACACTAAAGATTCACTTGTTTATGGCTCAATAAGGAGCTTAGTAGTTATAGGCTCATGCTGCTATTCTGCTCCTGGTTTAGAGTAAATGTCCACTAAATTTGCATAGTTACATGAAAAgcaaaagaaataaagtaaTTGATAACTACAGCAATTTTTCTGAAACTTTTGTGGTCCAGTATGATGTCATTAATCAGCCATTAACGCAACTACTAGTTAGTCTCTGGATAAGgacacattcatttaatttcttctgtgacattttttttgtctttccattCTCACTCTTCTTTCATCAGATGCATAGAGTTGAAGAACGACAACCTGACTGCTCTGATGGCGCTGGCTGTCAGTTTCACCAACGAATCGCTGCACAGGCAGGCCTGTGAGACTCTTTGTGATTGGCTAAAGCACAATCCAAAATACCGCTCAGTGTGGGAGCAGAACGAGCATGAACGCCAAAAGGACGGTGCCAGAGAAAGGgacaaggagagggagaggttTGGGTCACTGCTGCCTGAGTGAGTATCACTCTCTATATGGGATGCAGAACaatttcagctttaaaacagaaaacatacatCCAGCATTCAGAAAAATGCTCCTAACAAAGTGTATCTGATTCTCTTTCcccttgtctttctttcttggtCTTCACAGATCTTTGTTTACTGATGTCCAGACTTTGTTCCTGCGTGCAGCCAACTCCGACCCTGCACAAGTGGACCCTCAGCTGCAGTGTGGTCTGGGAGTTCTCTTCAACCTCAGCGGAGAGTACGACAAGGCGGTGGACTGTTTCACCGCCGCTCTCTCGGTCACACCACAGGTTAATTTAAACACCAACACTGCGATTCACTTCATTCACACCACATGCTCTGTCTGTTTCTGAGCTGTCTTTTTTGTCTGCTTCAGGACTACCTGCTGTGGAATAAGTTGGGTGCCACGCTGGCCAATGGGAGCCGCTCAGAGGAGGCAGTGGCCGCCTACAGGAGAGCCCTGGAACTGCAGCCAGGTTTCGTCCGCAGTCGCTACAACTTGGGAATCAGCTGCGTTAATTTAGGAGCACACAGGTCAGGGAGCAAGTCTCTGTTTATGTTTGAAAAACTAATCTGAGCAACAGAATATTCCAGTTTGtagatttaaaaatgatgcGTGAAGGGTTGCAATTATCATGTTTATATTAATTGCTACATACTGCATTATTTGACTGATTAAATTAATTTCTACTAATTTCAGATGAACGCAAAACTCTAGATTAATCTGTTTACAGTTGATTCATCAAAGGCCGTACATGtaaatacacatttctataATAATTGTAAAATTACTAAAAATGGTTCAAATGAAAGTTGTGCCGAACATGGTTGTGTGAAGTGTTGAAAATTAACATACAAGTGGCCTTAATGCAATCTGTCATAGATTTTAGGTTTGATCACTTGATAAAAGATGTGGTTATTGTGATCcaggtttgttttatttaggcTTTAGCACTCGGAAGAAACCAAAGCGGTCTGTTCTACTTTTAACAACTCCACTCTCTTGTACTTGTCTTATATTTCAGTTAAGAGAATCACTACTTTGTAGTTATTTTACTTCTGATTTGTCTTAATCGTGCTAACAAACCCTGGTGCAGTACAGTTGCTTTTTcttccactagatggcagcagcAGTTCTGTAAAATACAGTTAGTGGCTTTTTATGAATCTAGATAAAGGTAAAGCAGTCTAATGCAACCATCCTGCATTAAATCATACATTCAGGAAGATTATAAAGTTCAGTTTTAGTTTAACTGTTTTAAAGTGATGTTGATTAAAATTTTTGGTTATTTTGCTGGCTGAACTTTGTAGTTCTCTGGAATTGTACTACTGTACACTGAGAGACGTTTCCAGTATTACTTTTACATGTGAGCTCTATCAGACTGtcttattattttacatatatagATATGCTCCATTTATGGTGCTATTGGGGTCAAAGTAATCAGAAAAGGCTGTATGTAGTCACTGTAGCAGGCTAAAATTAAATGCTCCTGCTTCCTTTCTCCTCTATCCACAGAGAGGCAGTGGAGCACTTCCTCGAAGCTCTGTCTCTACAGCGCCAGGCCGCCGGGGACGGAGGGAGAGCTGCGAGGGGGCCTGGAGGTGCCGCAGCCACCGTGATGTCTGACAACATCTGGTCCACCCTGCGCATGGCTCTCAGCATGATGGGAGAGAGCTCTCTGTACACCGCTGCTGACCGCCGGGACTTGGACACGTTGCTGGCTCACTTCTGTcagagagaggtggagggtgGGCCCGAATGAGGATCAGCCAGGGGAGGGCTTattgagtgtgaatgtgttttgcTGGGAGGTAAATGTCTGGGTGACTGAATGAGGTGGCGAATGCGAAGAACCGGGACATGGTAACAGATGACGGTAAGAGAGAAACGGAGGAGGAAGACACTGTGAATTATCCACCATCCTAGAGACGTCTTGTGCCCATGTGCTCTTCATTGACTTCTA
Coding sequences within:
- the pex5 gene encoding peroxisomal biogenesis factor 5 isoform X2, with translation MAMRELVEAECGGANPLMKLTSHMTKEGGAWRHRSTPTIPPTPIEIATEEELVNEFLQAPPRPPHTFDMGQLLEEMQQIDQQSYRQAPQRAPDVAALALSGDWTAEFIAGADSASAPGLIALGDTADADWTREFIAEAADPGRWAEEYLEQSEEKLWLGDLGDKENEWTKEYQPGEELRETANELVAKVDDPKLQNTEVSEESAEAWVDQFATSGPDFQQAKAAVESDVDFWEKLQQEWEEMAKRDAESHPWLSDFDQLLSTSYDKGYQFEEDNPYMSHTDPLSEGVKRMEAGDIPGAVRFFESAVQREPENQLAWQYLGTCQAENEQEFAAISALRRCIELKNDNLTALMALAVSFTNESLHRQACETLCDWLKHNPKYRSVWEQNEHERQKDGARERDKERERFGSLLPESLFTDVQTLFLRAANSDPAQVDPQLQCGLGVLFNLSGEYDKAVDCFTAALSVTPQDYLLWNKLGATLANGSRSEEAVAAYRRALELQPGFVRSRYNLGISCVNLGAHREAVEHFLEALSLQRQAAGDGGRAARGPGGAAATVMSDNIWSTLRMALSMMGESSLYTAADRRDLDTLLAHFCQREVEGGPE
- the pex5 gene encoding peroxisomal biogenesis factor 5 isoform X1 — encoded protein: MAMRELVEAECGGANPLMKLTSHMTKEGGAWRHRSTPTIPPTPIEIATEEELVNEFLQAPPRPPHTFDMGQLLEEMQQIDQQSYRQAPQRAPDVAALALSGDWTAEFIAGADSASAPGLIALGDTADADWTREFIAEAADPGRWAEEYLEQSEEKLWLGDLGDKENEWTKEYQPGEELRETANELVAKVDDPKLQNTEFLQFIRQIGEGSVTVESRTDKQLKDKAQAEEAQNWASNLNQVSEESAEAWVDQFATSGPDFQQAKAAVESDVDFWEKLQQEWEEMAKRDAESHPWLSDFDQLLSTSYDKGYQFEEDNPYMSHTDPLSEGVKRMEAGDIPGAVRFFESAVQREPENQLAWQYLGTCQAENEQEFAAISALRRCIELKNDNLTALMALAVSFTNESLHRQACETLCDWLKHNPKYRSVWEQNEHERQKDGARERDKERERFGSLLPESLFTDVQTLFLRAANSDPAQVDPQLQCGLGVLFNLSGEYDKAVDCFTAALSVTPQDYLLWNKLGATLANGSRSEEAVAAYRRALELQPGFVRSRYNLGISCVNLGAHREAVEHFLEALSLQRQAAGDGGRAARGPGGAAATVMSDNIWSTLRMALSMMGESSLYTAADRRDLDTLLAHFCQREVEGGPE